Proteins encoded within one genomic window of Granulicella pectinivorans:
- a CDS encoding TonB-dependent receptor → MHSSRRQRSIFFAAIWALALIIASGPLFAQAPTGTIEGTITDRNGSIVANAHISLVSRATGVHRELAGTANGRFRFSALPVGEYSITIDSTGFAPFLEDAIQLTVDGTIRIDAVVVPATLQQSVVVHAGTENIDLATNTLGKTVTQREIVDLPLNGRNFAQLGLLQTGVAPLTSGLLTEGGSLRAGQSYVVNGQRPEANNFILDGAQNVDRMDGGFALRIPIDALQEFRILTATASPEYGGNIGSITTIVTKSGTPHYHGTVYEFFRNDILDTRNYFSQGVEPLKQNQYGVTVGGPALGKRLFFFSYYEGLRNRAGITTSATVPTAAQQAGDFSANATPLLNFAAGGTPFPGGKLPAGALSPVGLNVARFYYAGNTSPSVYTSTLVGTNNYDQTGLRLDLHHTDADSYFLRYSYFTGFNLNPISVRGSDLPGFPTRDDYAVHSAVIGNTHLFGAHMSNNVQTSFFRYGFLFDQRLNQNGPRTLGFNYDSASAIGQGPPFFNLSGYSPVGGAITGPRTSVQNTYEVSDTLSLSHGSHLLRFGGDFVRNQFNLFQSVAPNGFFVFASSFPTNDAFANLLLGAPVLFYQGLGSFDRGVRHWGLAAFATDEYRVAPRLTINAGLRYEIINPNTEIHDRLNAFVPGQQSTKHPEAPVGLLYPGDTGIGKGIAKTDYLGFGPRVGFAWDTFGTGKTSIRAAYGIFYDPFSNGSNVTAQGPISSLPYAQFVQISGQVNFAAPYTGRTVPQPNTFTQPATAFTMDPRATPSNAQDWNLGIQQDLGAAFVLEARYVGTKGTHLPRNIEANPAVFGPGATSSNADRRRQYANCRPNNGPCDFATVGELTYGQNSTYHAAQVSVSRSFQHGIGMNVSYWWSKTLDYLSSMNLQGASAKPLSGENDLAQNPFNLKGEHGPSLFDARNRFVASVIWQVPFASHTTGLTRVLLNGWQLNAIAVANSPTPFTVYDSTNVSLQASSPPISGYFASRPNLIGNPNQGPHTVAQWISPSAFQRLNPATQAGQFGNSGRNVARAPAFTNVDASAVKDFLLHETTSLQFRAEMFNVANHANFGVPIADLASPNFGRVLQSGSPRLMQFAAKILF, encoded by the coding sequence ATGCATTCTTCACGCCGGCAACGGTCGATCTTTTTCGCTGCCATCTGGGCACTTGCCCTGATCATCGCCAGCGGCCCCCTCTTCGCCCAGGCTCCCACGGGAACCATCGAAGGAACCATCACCGATCGCAACGGGTCGATCGTGGCCAACGCCCACATCAGCCTCGTCAGCCGCGCCACCGGGGTCCATCGCGAACTCGCCGGAACCGCCAACGGACGCTTCCGCTTCTCCGCCCTTCCCGTCGGCGAGTACTCCATCACCATCGACTCCACCGGCTTCGCGCCATTCCTTGAAGATGCCATCCAACTCACCGTCGATGGCACCATCCGCATCGACGCCGTCGTCGTCCCCGCAACGTTGCAACAGTCCGTCGTCGTTCACGCCGGCACCGAGAACATCGATCTCGCCACCAACACCCTCGGCAAGACCGTCACCCAGCGCGAGATCGTCGATCTCCCCCTGAACGGCCGGAACTTCGCCCAGCTCGGCCTCCTCCAGACCGGTGTCGCTCCCCTCACCTCCGGCCTGCTCACCGAAGGCGGCTCCCTTCGCGCCGGCCAGTCCTACGTCGTCAACGGACAGCGACCCGAAGCCAACAACTTCATCCTCGACGGAGCCCAGAACGTAGACCGCATGGACGGCGGCTTCGCCCTCCGCATCCCCATCGACGCCCTCCAGGAGTTCCGCATCCTCACCGCAACCGCCTCGCCCGAATACGGCGGCAACATCGGCTCCATCACCACCATCGTCACCAAGAGCGGCACCCCGCACTATCACGGCACAGTCTATGAGTTCTTCCGCAACGACATCCTCGACACCCGCAACTACTTCTCGCAGGGCGTAGAGCCACTCAAACAGAATCAATACGGCGTCACCGTCGGCGGTCCAGCCCTCGGCAAGCGCCTCTTCTTCTTCAGCTACTACGAAGGCCTCCGCAACCGTGCCGGCATCACCACCTCCGCCACCGTCCCCACCGCCGCCCAGCAGGCCGGAGACTTCTCCGCCAACGCCACGCCTCTGCTCAACTTCGCGGCCGGCGGCACCCCCTTCCCCGGAGGCAAACTGCCTGCGGGCGCCCTCAGCCCCGTCGGCCTCAACGTAGCCAGGTTCTACTACGCCGGCAACACCTCACCCTCCGTCTACACCAGCACCCTCGTCGGAACCAACAACTACGACCAGACCGGCCTCCGCCTCGATCTCCATCACACCGACGCCGACTCCTACTTCCTGCGCTACTCCTACTTCACCGGCTTCAACCTCAACCCCATCTCCGTCCGCGGCTCCGACCTCCCCGGCTTCCCCACCCGCGACGACTACGCCGTCCACTCCGCCGTCATCGGCAACACCCACCTCTTCGGCGCGCACATGAGCAACAACGTGCAGACCTCGTTCTTCCGCTACGGCTTCCTCTTCGACCAGCGCCTCAACCAGAACGGCCCACGCACCCTCGGCTTCAACTACGACTCCGCCTCCGCCATCGGCCAGGGACCGCCCTTCTTCAACCTCAGCGGCTACTCGCCCGTCGGCGGAGCCATCACCGGCCCACGCACCTCCGTCCAGAACACCTACGAGGTCTCCGACACCCTCTCCCTCTCGCACGGCTCCCATCTCCTGCGCTTCGGCGGAGACTTCGTCCGCAACCAGTTCAATCTCTTCCAATCCGTAGCCCCCAACGGCTTCTTCGTCTTCGCCTCCTCCTTCCCCACCAACGACGCCTTCGCCAACCTGCTCCTCGGCGCGCCCGTCCTCTTCTACCAGGGCCTCGGCAGCTTCGATCGCGGCGTCCGTCACTGGGGCCTCGCCGCCTTCGCCACCGATGAGTACCGCGTCGCCCCGCGCCTCACCATCAACGCAGGCCTCCGCTACGAGATCATCAACCCCAACACCGAGATTCACGACCGCCTCAACGCCTTCGTCCCCGGCCAGCAGTCCACCAAACATCCCGAAGCCCCCGTAGGCCTCCTCTACCCCGGCGACACCGGCATCGGCAAAGGCATCGCCAAAACCGACTACCTCGGCTTCGGCCCGCGCGTCGGCTTCGCCTGGGATACCTTCGGCACCGGCAAAACCTCCATCCGCGCCGCCTACGGCATCTTCTACGACCCCTTCTCCAACGGCTCCAACGTCACCGCGCAGGGTCCCATCTCGTCCCTGCCCTACGCCCAGTTCGTCCAGATCTCCGGACAGGTCAACTTCGCCGCCCCCTACACCGGCCGCACCGTCCCCCAGCCCAACACCTTCACCCAGCCCGCCACCGCCTTCACCATGGACCCCAGGGCCACGCCGTCAAACGCGCAGGACTGGAACCTCGGCATCCAGCAGGATCTCGGCGCGGCCTTCGTCCTCGAAGCCCGTTACGTCGGCACCAAAGGCACCCACCTTCCCCGCAACATCGAGGCCAATCCAGCCGTCTTCGGCCCAGGAGCCACCTCCTCCAATGCCGACCGCCGCCGCCAGTATGCCAACTGCCGCCCCAACAACGGCCCCTGCGACTTCGCCACCGTCGGCGAACTCACCTACGGACAGAACTCCACATACCACGCCGCCCAGGTCTCGGTCTCGCGCAGCTTCCAGCACGGCATCGGCATGAACGTCTCCTACTGGTGGTCCAAGACCCTCGACTATCTCTCCTCCATGAACCTCCAGGGCGCATCCGCCAAGCCCCTCAGCGGAGAAAACGACCTCGCCCAGAATCCCTTCAACCTCAAGGGCGAGCACGGACCCTCGCTCTTCGACGCCCGCAATCGTTTCGTCGCCAGCGTCATCTGGCAGGTGCCCTTCGCCAGCCACACCACCGGCCTCACCCGCGTCCTCCTCAACGGATGGCAGCTCAACGCCATCGCCGTCGCCAACAGCCCCACGCCCTTCACCGTCTACGACAGCACCAACGTCTCGCTCCAGGCAAGCTCGCCTCCCATCTCCGGATACTTCGCCAGCCGCCCCAACCTCATCGGCAATCCAAACCAGGGTCCGCACACCGTCGCCCAGTGGATCAGCCCGTCGGCCTTCCAGCGCCTCAACCCCGCCACGCAGGCCGGACAGTTCGGCAACTCCGGACGCAACGTGGCCCGAGCCCCTGCCTTCACCAACGTCGACGCCTCCGCCGTCAAGGACTTCCTCCTCCACGAGACCACCTCCCTCCAGTTCCGCGCCGAGATGTTCAACGTAGCCAACCACGCCAACTTCGGCGTTCCCATCGCCGACCTCGCCTCGCCCAACTTCGGACGCGTCCTCCAGTCCGGCTCCCCACGCCTCATGCAATTCGCCGCCAAGATCCTCTTCTAA
- a CDS encoding ROK family transcriptional regulator: MKASGQRLRVRAVRELAYVEVASTELTRDINRDVILERVREMQPIARVELARASGLQPSTVSSIVDQLLREGWIREGAVVKTARGRRPTMLSLNDSLVMLVADVRPTQAVIAVIDLNGRFLTRTLVPLASNVEQSIEAIASGMERLREQFPRHRFEGVGLSVPGRIDPETNRLMLVPNLDWLDYDVSGTLSKRLKLRVELENDANACLLSELWFGHVDGVRNAILVAISEGVGAAVLAEGRLVLGRKGLAGEFGHICVDPNGPQCGCGHYGCWEMFASSRAAIRYYQELVPHAGGITMSELIRLAVNGDAAAHTAIERQSVSIGRGLRTINAALSPDVILFAGDITIYWDMVKDIIERECGVGLLTQSAPALVRCGDGELALLRGAAAVVLQRHSGYYRASHSNQKSDRAPKKVAAKKTAAVKRVRKT, from the coding sequence ATGAAGGCGAGCGGGCAGAGGCTGCGGGTGCGTGCGGTGCGTGAGCTTGCGTATGTGGAGGTTGCCTCCACGGAGCTGACGCGGGATATCAATCGCGATGTGATCCTGGAGCGGGTGCGGGAGATGCAGCCGATTGCGCGGGTGGAGCTGGCGAGGGCTTCAGGGCTACAGCCGAGCACAGTGTCTTCGATCGTGGACCAGTTGCTGCGGGAGGGGTGGATTCGCGAAGGTGCGGTGGTGAAGACGGCGCGCGGACGCCGGCCCACGATGCTGTCGCTGAACGATTCGCTGGTGATGCTGGTGGCGGATGTAAGGCCGACGCAGGCGGTGATCGCGGTGATCGATCTGAATGGGCGATTCCTGACGCGGACGCTGGTGCCTCTGGCTTCGAATGTGGAGCAGAGCATCGAGGCGATTGCGTCGGGGATGGAGAGGCTGCGGGAGCAGTTTCCGCGGCATCGGTTTGAGGGTGTGGGGTTGAGCGTTCCGGGGCGGATCGATCCGGAGACGAACCGGTTGATGCTGGTGCCGAATCTGGACTGGCTCGACTATGACGTGTCCGGCACGCTTTCGAAGCGGCTGAAGCTGCGGGTGGAGCTGGAGAACGATGCCAACGCGTGCCTGCTGTCGGAGCTTTGGTTCGGGCATGTGGATGGGGTTCGGAATGCGATCCTGGTGGCGATCTCCGAGGGTGTCGGCGCGGCGGTGCTGGCGGAGGGACGGCTGGTGCTGGGACGGAAGGGGCTTGCGGGGGAGTTTGGACATATCTGCGTGGACCCCAACGGGCCGCAGTGCGGATGCGGACACTATGGGTGCTGGGAGATGTTTGCCTCGTCGCGGGCGGCGATCCGGTACTACCAGGAGCTGGTGCCGCATGCGGGTGGGATCACGATGAGCGAGCTGATCCGGCTGGCGGTGAATGGCGATGCGGCCGCGCATACGGCGATCGAGCGGCAGAGCGTTTCGATCGGGCGCGGACTGCGTACGATCAACGCGGCGCTGTCGCCGGATGTGATTCTTTTTGCTGGGGATATCACCATTTACTGGGACATGGTGAAGGACATCATCGAGCGTGAGTGCGGGGTTGGTCTGCTGACCCAATCCGCGCCTGCCCTGGTGCGGTGCGGGGATGGTGAACTGGCGTTGTTGCGGGGTGCGGCTGCGGTGGTGTTGCAGCGGCATTCGGGGTACTACCGGGCATCGCACAGCAACCAGAAGTCGGACCGTGCGCCGAAGAAAGTGGCCGCGAAGAAGACGGCTGCGGTGAAGCGGGTTCG